The nucleotide sequence AGTGAACGCCGTTTTCGCAGCATGGCTGAGACTGTTCCCCTGGGGATTCAGGAGATTGACCGACAGGGACGCATCGAATGGGTCAACCCCGCTTATTGCCGCATGTTCCAATGCACACCCGAAGAAGCGGTGGGAACGTTTATCTGGGATCATCTGCCCGATCCGGAGCCATTGCGCCAATTGTATGCCCTGCTTATGAAAGATGCACCAATACCAATGGAGTGGATCGGGCAGAACGTGGTGGGGGAGTCGACGGTCATTGATGTACGTGTCTACTGGGATTATCGTCGCGATGAAGATTATCGTGTGACCGGAGCCGTGGCCGTGATTGCGGATGTAACCGCTGAGAAACGCACGGACTTTCATTTGCGCCAGGCACGGCGCATGGAAGCGGTGGGTCGCCTGGCCGGGGGTGTGGCTCATGACCTGAACAACCTGTTGACACCAATCCTGGGTTACAGCGGATTGATGCGGGACCATTGCGACGAAAAAGTCAAACATCAGGAGGCGGTGGAAGCAATTTACCAGGCGGGCATTCGCGCCCGGGACCTGGTGCGGCGACTTCTGGCTTTCGGACGACGCCAGGCCATGGAGTTTACGGTCCACGACCTCAACGATGTGGTTCGCGGCATGGAAAACCTGCTGCGCCGCATCATCCGCGAAAATGTCGCGATTCGATTCCCTCTTTCAGACAAACCGCTGACGATCAACGCGGATTGCGTTCAGTTGGAGCAGGTTCTCACCAATCTGGCGATCAATGCCCAGGATGCCATGCCCGAGGGCGGAGAACTGACCATTGAAACCAGGCGCATGATTCTGGATGAATGTTATATCAGCAGCCATCAAGTAGTGAAAGCTGGACCCTACGCCCTCATGGCCGTGACGGATACGGGATGTGGCATGGATGAAGAGACCCGGGAACGGGTGTTTGATCCCTTTTTCACCACCAAGACGAACGGCGCGGGCACGGGTCTGGGTCTGGCAACCATCTACGGTGTGGTGAAACAGCACGGAGGGTACATCTGGGTTTACAGTGAGCCGGGCCGGGGCAGCACCTTCAAACTCTATTTCCCCCTGAAAGAGGATGTCTCTCCCGCCATGACGGCAGAGAAAAAACGGAGTACCCACAAGCAGTTTTCCGGCAATGAACAGGTCCTGGTGGTGGAAGATGACCCCATGGTACGCCGCCTGGCGGCCGGCATGCTGCGCCAACTGGGCTACCGGGTGACCAGCTCCGGGTCCGGCAAAGACTGCCTGGATAAGTGTGAAAAGATCGATTGCAGCCCCGACCTGTTGCTCACCGACGTGGTGATGCCGGGAATGACCGGGCGCGAGTTGTTCAACGCATTAAAGCAGCGATTTCCCGATTTGAAAGTGGTTTACATGTCCGGGTATACAGACAACGTGATCGTCCACCAGGGCATTCTCGATACGGGCACCGTGTTGCTGCAAAAGCCGTTTTCCATCTATGACCTGGCCGAACGCATCCGAACCGCCCTGGACAAAAAAGCAACCCCGGGTAACCAGTGAAAAGTCGATAGTAATAGCACGCCGGCAGGGGGTGAGAAAAAGAGAACAGATCGGAATAATGAATAAAGAATAAAAAACCCAAGTGATTTGCGCCTTTTATTCCTTCTTCCTTGTTCAGAGCCTGAAGGCAAGTGGCAAGAGACAATTGGCGAAGGTTCTGTGGCTTTTTTTTGGAACATTTGAATTTCGGTCATTTGAATTTGTTTCGGATTTAGAATTTGGGATTTCGGATTTTAATAATGGTATCAAGTGAAAGGTGAAAGGTGTACGGGCGGTTCGCGAACCGCCCCTTTCCAACTCTCCAACTCTTCAACTTTGATTATCCAAAAATCCGTATTTACATACTTACAAGCACCGTCCCCAGCTCGACAAGCACCGTCCCCAGCTCGATGTTGCAATTCGGCAACGTTGATGGTAAATTAAAGCGTGAGTCCGCCAAAAGGAAAGGTTCCGTCCAGTGTTGCTGAACCGCCCGCTGCGTTTTACCGTGCCATACTGGAAAGCATTTCCGACGGTGTGTTTACCGTGGACAGAAAATGGCGCATCACCTGGTTCAACGCCGCCGCCGAACGGATCACCGGCATCCCGCGCCTGGAGGCCACAGGGCGTTTCTGTCACGAAGTGTTTCGTTCCAGCTTGTGTGAAGATTACTGCGCCCTCAGGGAAACCCTGGAAACCGGAAATCCAGTTGTCCAACGCTCCGGATTCATTGTCAACGCCGACGGCCGCCGCATCCCCGTAACTGTGACCACCGCAGTGTTGCGAGACCGCAATGGGCGCGTGCGGGGGGGCGCGGAAACATTCCGTGACCTCAGTGAACTGGATGGATTGCGCCGCCAGCTGGAGAACCATTTCCGCTTTGGCGACATGATCGGGCGCTCCAACGCCATGCGCAAGGTCATGGAAATCTTACCGGCGGTGGCGGATTCCGTCTCAACCGTGCTCATCCTGGGCGAAACCGGAAGCGGCAAGGAGGTAGCGGCCCGCGCCATTCACAACCTGGGCCCGCGCAAGAACGGACCCTTCGTGGCCCTGAATTGCGCGGCATTACCGGATACCTTGCTGGAGGCGGAACTGTTCGGCTACCGTGCCGGCGCGTTTACCGGAGCCGCGAGGGATCGTACGGGAAGGATCGCTGTGGCTGAGAAGGGAACCCTGT is from Candidatus Aminicenantes bacterium and encodes:
- a CDS encoding PAS domain S-box protein; its protein translation is MKHKTGYAILAWFLLLGAGLWLIHAFLHWRFFYGGKFWDVLLFSVPAHDMVVRLILVLVALAMGWAFAIIQSRYRRMVDDLQRSEKMFRGVFDNSPSGMALVDTKTQRFLRVNSRMEAILGYSSDELTRMTVMDVTHPEDWKEEASHIREHLEKVSGRYEFQKRYIRKDGRERWVQVTGEIIGPIQPGGPRTALVLVADVTENLKVLERLKLSERRFRSMAETVPLGIQEIDRQGRIEWVNPAYCRMFQCTPEEAVGTFIWDHLPDPEPLRQLYALLMKDAPIPMEWIGQNVVGESTVIDVRVYWDYRRDEDYRVTGAVAVIADVTAEKRTDFHLRQARRMEAVGRLAGGVAHDLNNLLTPILGYSGLMRDHCDEKVKHQEAVEAIYQAGIRARDLVRRLLAFGRRQAMEFTVHDLNDVVRGMENLLRRIIRENVAIRFPLSDKPLTINADCVQLEQVLTNLAINAQDAMPEGGELTIETRRMILDECYISSHQVVKAGPYALMAVTDTGCGMDEETRERVFDPFFTTKTNGAGTGLGLATIYGVVKQHGGYIWVYSEPGRGSTFKLYFPLKEDVSPAMTAEKKRSTHKQFSGNEQVLVVEDDPMVRRLAAGMLRQLGYRVTSSGSGKDCLDKCEKIDCSPDLLLTDVVMPGMTGRELFNALKQRFPDLKVVYMSGYTDNVIVHQGILDTGTVLLQKPFSIYDLAERIRTALDKKATPGNQ
- a CDS encoding PAS domain S-box protein, with the translated sequence MSPPKGKVPSSVAEPPAAFYRAILESISDGVFTVDRKWRITWFNAAAERITGIPRLEATGRFCHEVFRSSLCEDYCALRETLETGNPVVQRSGFIVNADGRRIPVTVTTAVLRDRNGRVRGGAETFRDLSELDGLRRQLENHFRFGDMIGRSNAMRKVMEILPAVADSVSTVLILGETGSGKEVAARAIHNLGPRKNGPFVALNCAALPDTLLEAELFGYRAGAFTGAARDRTGRIAVAEKGTLFLDEIGDLSAGVQVKLLRLLQDHTYEPLGDHRTRKADVRIIAATHRDLENAVEEGRFRSDLYYRIHVVPIHIPPLRERREDIPLLAEWFVRRFNHMQGRHIQGVHPDAMVLLMGYHWPGNVRELENAIERAYVLCRQGMILSEHLPAEIRSRDPVAVGSGQTIIHTRRSVEAATIRTSLEKHNWNRGAAAAELGIHRSTLFRKMRALGIRDEKERIPK